From the genome of Candidatus Babeliales bacterium, one region includes:
- a CDS encoding glycosyltransferase family 2 protein, translating to MNHKDEKSFFTGTARPFTDKDLIQSGAYTQHKAPFSQTMNHPAVSLVLPVYNEAESLERFFNTVFSIMNLLPYTYEFIFIDDGSSDSSWDILTMLAHKNPQVKVIQLSRNFGHQIALTAGYDYASGDAIISMDTDLQHPPELIPQLLEKWQSGYNIVYARKRNNEESFLKKYTSILYYKLLQSISSIIIPEKVADFRLIDRETHDHMQKYRGKTRYLRGLVSWTGLSFTFVDFTCQKRTAGTSGYSLKKMFSLAWDGITTFSTLPLNLSLYMGFLMLFIFPWLILWIEPSFGLAALYCTTNMTFFFIWILGAYISRIHQGELGLSLYIVQSTINLHSY from the coding sequence ATGAACCATAAGGATGAAAAATCATTTTTTACTGGTACAGCAAGGCCTTTCACAGATAAAGATCTGATTCAGTCAGGCGCATACACACAACATAAGGCGCCTTTTAGCCAAACCATGAATCACCCCGCAGTTTCACTCGTTCTCCCCGTATACAACGAAGCAGAATCACTTGAACGATTCTTTAATACAGTATTTTCTATCATGAACTTACTTCCCTACACCTATGAATTCATCTTTATAGATGATGGTAGCTCAGATAGTTCATGGGATATCCTGACCATGCTGGCACATAAAAATCCACAGGTAAAAGTGATACAATTATCAAGAAATTTTGGGCATCAAATAGCCCTCACTGCTGGATATGATTACGCATCGGGCGATGCAATTATATCAATGGATACAGATCTTCAGCACCCGCCAGAACTTATTCCTCAACTCTTAGAAAAATGGCAATCTGGCTATAACATTGTCTACGCACGCAAACGTAATAACGAAGAGTCATTCCTGAAAAAATATACATCAATTCTATATTACAAATTATTACAAAGCATCAGCTCCATTATCATACCTGAAAAAGTAGCCGACTTTCGCTTGATCGACCGAGAGACACATGACCATATGCAAAAATATCGAGGGAAAACACGCTATCTTCGTGGACTTGTGAGCTGGACAGGACTTTCATTTACGTTTGTTGACTTTACATGCCAGAAACGTACAGCAGGAACATCGGGTTATTCGCTAAAAAAAATGTTCTCTCTTGCATGGGATGGGATCACGACCTTCTCAACGCTTCCCCTTAACCTCAGTTTGTATATGGGCTTTCTCATGCTTTTTATTTTTCCATGGCTTATTCTTTGGATAGAACCATCTTTCGGACTTGCAGCCCTGTATTGTACAACCAACATGACTTTCTTTTTCATCTGGATCTTAGGCGCCTACATCAGTAGAATCCATCAGGGGGAATTGGGGCTCTCGTTATACATTGTTCAATCTACAATCAATCTTCATTCATATTGA
- a CDS encoding glycosyltransferase family 39 protein encodes MNSLDKVLVYLERMPWWTILRYVCVIWSLCILAFAPFRQFTVDEFEAIHSAYHIFKGHEVYLDFFQHHHPFLYYLVQPVFWMCGCSTNLIFALRYLMIGIFFLTCWGTYKLSLLLYDGKRALLSVILLQTSQMFMSTVIEIRPDTPQIACSIWALYFIFSYISKSHKLLDLCIGSFLLGCSFLFLQKAVFLISWMGILFIWMIIQRKIRVKDVVWAFLYGFTPIVLYALYLIWKGCWLRYIDLCWLLNAAMSYVAPWKTYLQALRENTLHWFYYFFFLIFGKKNQVIWYATYISCVLAAILLYTPCSFPQYFGIAMPFVSILAAAGLYEIFSYRAFVMAFVVLFTCANPMYSIYRAFRCSSDSDIARVEYIHSLTNDSDCVLDDTICGNLFRDDAFYWWFFSNGMRVYQTMRDYPFDAMAVIIAKRPKVVIPFGWKDVIYRDEFNKMYEQSPIYKEMYLLKERV; translated from the coding sequence ATGAATTCTCTCGATAAGGTTTTGGTATATCTGGAGAGAATGCCGTGGTGGACGATTTTAAGATATGTTTGTGTTATCTGGTCGCTTTGTATACTAGCCTTTGCGCCGTTTAGACAATTTACTGTTGATGAGTTTGAGGCAATTCATTCGGCGTATCATATTTTCAAAGGACATGAAGTTTATCTTGATTTCTTTCAGCACCACCACCCATTTTTATATTATCTAGTACAGCCGGTTTTTTGGATGTGTGGGTGTTCTACTAATCTTATATTTGCTTTGCGCTACTTGATGATTGGTATCTTTTTTCTTACGTGCTGGGGAACTTATAAGCTCAGTCTGTTGTTGTATGATGGGAAAAGAGCATTGCTTAGTGTGATTCTTTTGCAGACGTCACAAATGTTTATGAGTACCGTTATAGAAATCCGTCCTGATACGCCACAGATTGCCTGTAGTATTTGGGCGCTATATTTTATTTTTAGCTATATCAGCAAATCTCATAAGTTACTCGATTTATGTATAGGCAGTTTCTTATTGGGGTGTTCATTTTTGTTCTTACAAAAGGCGGTCTTTCTTATTAGCTGGATGGGGATTCTGTTTATATGGATGATAATACAGCGTAAGATTCGTGTGAAAGATGTGGTTTGGGCATTTTTGTATGGGTTTACCCCTATTGTGCTCTACGCGCTCTACCTCATATGGAAAGGTTGCTGGCTAAGGTATATTGATCTGTGTTGGCTACTTAATGCTGCAATGTCTTATGTCGCCCCATGGAAAACGTATTTGCAAGCTTTACGAGAGAATACCCTTCATTGGTTTTACTACTTCTTTTTTTTGATTTTTGGAAAGAAAAATCAGGTCATCTGGTATGCAACATACATTTCATGTGTATTGGCAGCGATTCTTCTCTATACTCCTTGTTCATTTCCTCAGTATTTTGGTATTGCAATGCCGTTTGTTTCTATTCTTGCTGCAGCAGGTTTATATGAAATTTTTTCTTATAGAGCCTTTGTTATGGCATTTGTTGTATTGTTTACGTGTGCTAATCCAATGTATTCCATATACAGGGCGTTTCGCTGTTCATCGGATTCTGATATTGCGCGAGTTGAATATATTCACTCTCTAACAAATGATTCTGACTGTGTACTGGATGATACTATTTGTGGGAATCTTTTTAGAGATGATGCATTCTATTGGTGGTTTTTTTCTAATGGCATGCGTGTATATCAAACTATGCGCGATTACCCATTTGATGCTATGGCTGTAATCATTGCAAAAAGGCCTAAAGTGGTTATTCCTTTTGGATGGAAGGATGTAATATATAGGGATGAATTTAACAAAATGTATGAACAATCGCCCATCTATAAGGAGATGTATCTTCTTAAGGAGAGAGTATGA
- a CDS encoding ankyrin repeat domain-containing protein — protein sequence MMSIVKKIMICGYLLTLQLLVFAGPLHDAAQKGDIERVRELLDRGKDWRGRLIDIDGLDRSGWGNRIMKSPLHYAVESEQVTVVDELLGRGANVNVQAVVTVSGDELPCGTPLHTAAAHGLQAIARALIEHNANVNVVSAYGATPLLGMFPRLQDVSEEDHLAMIRLLKEAGANLNLGDEDGMTPLHKAEEYHYQDAAKLLRSLGASDKCRTTQPYFHRYYVPEGSTPRDLAEINQTMEDHKVRAYAEALRDRLTDTILAAKTIRSGLVANVSFHPAEAIARGIRGLGSHVPGGAVLAAILERVAAQDKDRAIRKVAALVQDPAQINALSSTVASYVARFKVHAGVFFDEEAGRRDGESDAQQILQEVARARKPFTEGDVVQNLVRCIDPTFIRPIGWSEWIYRQYMIATSCCRRPKVD from the coding sequence ATGATGTCGATAGTAAAAAAAATAATGATATGTGGATATTTACTTACATTACAATTATTAGTATTTGCGGGACCACTCCATGATGCTGCACAAAAAGGTGACATTGAGAGAGTTAGAGAATTATTAGATCGGGGGAAAGATTGGCGGGGACGTCTGATAGATATAGATGGGCTGGATAGGAGTGGTTGGGGAAATAGGATCATGAAATCGCCACTTCATTATGCAGTTGAATCAGAGCAGGTTACAGTAGTCGATGAGTTGCTGGGGCGAGGGGCTAACGTTAATGTGCAGGCGGTCGTAACAGTTTCCGGTGATGAGCTGCCTTGTGGAACGCCCTTGCATACTGCAGCTGCACATGGGTTGCAGGCTATAGCCAGAGCCTTAATTGAACACAATGCAAATGTGAATGTGGTATCAGCATATGGCGCCACCCCTTTGTTGGGCATGTTTCCACGGCTACAAGATGTTTCTGAAGAAGATCATTTGGCAATGATACGTTTACTCAAAGAAGCTGGTGCTAACTTAAATCTGGGCGACGAGGATGGCATGACGCCACTCCATAAGGCAGAAGAGTATCATTATCAAGATGCTGCAAAGCTCTTAAGAAGTCTTGGTGCATCTGATAAATGTCGGACTACGCAACCCTATTTCCATAGGTATTATGTGCCCGAGGGTTCAACACCGCGGGATCTTGCAGAAATTAATCAAACAATGGAGGATCATAAAGTAAGAGCATACGCAGAAGCGTTGAGAGATCGTTTGACTGATACTATTTTGGCGGCTAAAACCATACGTTCTGGGCTTGTTGCTAATGTCTCCTTTCATCCCGCAGAGGCGATTGCTAGGGGAATAAGAGGTCTTGGTAGTCACGTTCCTGGGGGAGCGGTATTAGCGGCAATACTTGAGCGGGTAGCAGCTCAAGATAAGGATAGAGCTATCAGAAAAGTAGCTGCACTGGTACAAGATCCTGCTCAGATAAATGCACTCTCTAGTACGGTAGCTTCTTATGTGGCAAGATTTAAGGTACATGCCGGAGTATTTTTTGATGAGGAGGCTGGACGGCGAGATGGTGAAAGTGATGCGCAACAAATACTCCAAGAAGTTGCACGTGCTCGTAAGCCATTTACAGAGGGTGATGTAGTACAAAACTTGGTCCGTTGCATTGATCCTACATTTATACGTCCGATAGGTTGGTCCGAATGGATTTATAGACAGTATATGATAGCGACATCATGTTGTAGGCGACCGAAAGTTGATTAA
- a CDS encoding UDP-glucose/GDP-mannose dehydrogenase family protein, producing MKESSLRCCVVGAGYVGLVTGSCLARYHNVTLVESDDAKLKTLRRKRIPFHEPGLSELLQESSVQNHLSFTNSLSEALHKNPHVIFICVGTPSLADGNADLSAVYSVAQNIGTHVQNDCLVVNKSTVPIGTAQRVLDIICNQTNHNVTVASNPEFLRQGTAVTDFLNPDRIVVGVDSESSKTLLFQIYQPFLQNHEQWIVMDIASAELCKYAANAMLASRISFMNELARLADVVGADINQISRGIGKDPRIGSLFLKAGIGYGGSCFPKDVKALAYMGKQNNLTMPLTRAIDDVNNTQLDWFFSKLLHHYQGSLRNKHIGIWGLSFKPDTDDTRSSSAINLIEKCLEYGAHVIAYDPIVSMHVKHLDITLAPHAHEVLHSSHCLVVLTEWQEFLTIKPQEFLALKDQIIFDGRNCLNSARLAECGLRYHGIAHSVSRQPIQKGSQEN from the coding sequence ATGAAAGAATCTTCACTTCGCTGTTGCGTTGTTGGTGCAGGTTACGTTGGTCTTGTAACTGGAAGTTGTCTTGCTCGATATCACAATGTAACTCTTGTTGAATCTGACGATGCAAAACTAAAAACACTTCGTCGCAAACGCATTCCCTTTCATGAGCCAGGACTCTCGGAATTACTCCAAGAATCATCAGTACAAAACCACCTCTCCTTCACTAATTCACTCTCAGAAGCCTTACATAAAAATCCCCATGTCATTTTTATTTGCGTTGGCACACCATCGCTAGCAGATGGCAACGCAGATTTATCTGCAGTCTATTCAGTAGCACAAAACATCGGAACACACGTACAAAACGACTGCCTCGTCGTGAATAAATCAACTGTTCCCATTGGTACAGCACAGCGAGTTTTGGATATTATTTGCAACCAAACGAATCATAATGTCACAGTTGCATCAAATCCTGAATTTCTCCGGCAAGGAACCGCAGTTACGGATTTTCTTAATCCTGATCGCATTGTGGTTGGTGTAGATTCTGAATCCTCTAAAACCTTGTTGTTTCAGATATATCAACCATTTTTACAAAATCATGAGCAGTGGATTGTCATGGACATTGCCTCAGCTGAGTTATGCAAATATGCAGCAAATGCAATGCTTGCATCGCGGATAAGTTTCATGAACGAGCTTGCCCGACTTGCAGATGTTGTTGGCGCTGATATTAATCAAATTTCCCGCGGAATAGGAAAGGATCCAAGAATTGGTTCGCTCTTTCTTAAGGCAGGAATTGGTTATGGAGGAAGTTGCTTTCCCAAAGATGTAAAGGCACTTGCATATATGGGAAAACAAAACAATCTTACGATGCCTCTTACACGAGCTATAGACGATGTAAATAACACCCAACTTGACTGGTTCTTTTCAAAATTATTGCATCATTATCAAGGATCACTACGGAATAAACACATTGGAATTTGGGGACTTAGTTTTAAGCCTGATACAGATGACACTCGATCCTCTTCAGCAATCAATTTAATAGAAAAATGTCTAGAATATGGGGCCCATGTCATTGCATATGATCCTATTGTATCAATGCATGTAAAACACTTAGACATAACCCTTGCTCCTCATGCTCATGAAGTATTACACAGCTCTCATTGTCTAGTGGTTCTCACAGAATGGCAGGAATTTCTCACCATTAAACCTCAGGAATTTCTTGCACTCAAAGATCAAATCATTTTTGATGGAAGAAACTGTTTAAATAGCGCTCGTCTTGCAGAATGCGGCCTTAGGTATCATGGCATAGCACACAGTGTATCCCGGCAGCCAATACAAAAAGGATCACAAGAAAATTAA
- the galE gene encoding UDP-glucose 4-epimerase GalE, producing MILIIGGAGYIGSHTNKLLHHLGYETVVFDNLVHGHREFVKWGSFFLGDMVSKEQLRTCFAKYPIHAVVHFGAYAYVGESVSDPSKYYHNNVACVLNLLDVMREYDVKKIIFSSTCATYGMPQKLPIVETEEQKPINPYGRTKLMVETILKDYEHAYGIRHVNLRYFNAAGADLDGDVGERHDPETHLIPLVCEAALGKRDKIAVFGTDYPTRDGTCIRDYIHVTDLADAHHKALQYLETGHQSDSFNLGNGSGYSVNEVIESVKKVSGRDFPVVYQERRPGDPPILVGSNEKAQRILGWTPRYGALDTVVETAWQWHIKEHQKTRGLKPEHMQKI from the coding sequence GTGATATTAATCATTGGTGGTGCCGGGTATATTGGCTCCCATACTAACAAGTTACTACATCATTTGGGTTATGAAACGGTTGTGTTTGACAATCTTGTTCATGGACATAGAGAGTTTGTGAAATGGGGTTCATTTTTCTTAGGTGATATGGTCTCCAAGGAACAACTCAGAACATGCTTTGCGAAATATCCCATACATGCGGTGGTGCATTTTGGGGCGTATGCATATGTTGGCGAATCAGTGAGTGATCCTTCAAAGTATTATCATAACAATGTTGCCTGCGTATTGAATCTCTTGGATGTAATGCGTGAGTATGATGTGAAGAAGATTATCTTTTCATCTACCTGTGCAACATACGGCATGCCACAAAAACTTCCTATTGTAGAAACAGAAGAACAAAAACCGATCAATCCATATGGAAGAACTAAGCTCATGGTTGAAACGATTCTCAAAGATTATGAGCATGCATATGGAATACGGCATGTTAATTTACGCTATTTCAATGCGGCGGGAGCCGATCTTGATGGCGATGTTGGTGAGCGACATGATCCTGAAACTCACTTAATTCCATTAGTGTGTGAAGCCGCACTTGGCAAGCGAGACAAGATTGCTGTGTTTGGCACAGATTATCCTACAAGGGATGGTACATGTATTCGAGATTATATTCATGTGACAGATTTGGCAGATGCGCATCACAAGGCATTACAATACTTGGAGACAGGACATCAAAGCGACTCATTTAATCTCGGGAATGGCTCGGGCTACTCAGTGAACGAAGTCATCGAATCAGTGAAGAAAGTAAGTGGCCGTGACTTTCCTGTTGTGTATCAAGAACGACGTCCTGGCGATCCTCCGATTCTCGTGGGATCTAACGAAAAGGCACAACGCATTTTGGGGTGGACTCCTCGATATGGAGCTCTTGATACCGTAGTAGAAACTGCTTGGCAATGGCATATCAAGGAACATCAGAAAACAAGGGGTCTAAAGCCAGAACATATGCAGAAGATATAA
- a CDS encoding glycosyltransferase family 2 protein, with protein MISFVIPAFNEERNLPFLYERLCAVMKQRPYEFEMIIVNDGSGDATWDVIINLGTNDNRVKGINFSRNFGHQMALTAGYDCARGEAIISMDADLQDPPEVILHMIRKWEEGSDIVYARRLDRNDGLFKKLTASVYYKILDAVSDVRIPRNVGDFRLVSKRALDVLMSCREHARYLRGLVAWIGFKCAYVDFVRPNRKHGVSGYSLKKMFTLALDGLAGFSIFPMKIVGYIGLLILLGSGITLSYMMISALLFHGPYTGSIWLSVIILLCIGFQCVALWFLGEYVGRIYEEAKGRPLYIVSETINMNED; from the coding sequence ATGATTTCTTTTGTTATCCCCGCTTTCAACGAAGAACGCAATCTTCCGTTTTTATATGAACGGCTCTGTGCCGTTATGAAGCAACGCCCTTATGAATTCGAGATGATCATAGTCAATGATGGCAGTGGCGATGCAACCTGGGATGTAATCATTAACTTGGGGACCAACGATAATAGAGTAAAGGGAATTAATTTTAGCAGAAATTTTGGGCATCAAATGGCGTTAACAGCTGGTTATGATTGTGCCAGGGGAGAAGCTATTATTTCCATGGATGCTGACTTACAGGATCCGCCTGAAGTTATTTTGCACATGATCAGAAAGTGGGAAGAGGGATCGGATATTGTATATGCCCGCCGATTAGATCGAAATGATGGGCTTTTCAAAAAGTTGACAGCCTCGGTTTACTACAAAATCTTGGATGCGGTGTCTGATGTCAGAATTCCAAGGAATGTTGGTGACTTTCGATTGGTAAGCAAAAGAGCTCTTGATGTTTTAATGTCCTGTCGTGAACATGCACGCTATTTACGTGGTCTTGTTGCATGGATTGGTTTTAAGTGTGCATATGTTGACTTTGTACGGCCAAATCGCAAGCATGGAGTGTCTGGATACAGTCTCAAAAAGATGTTTACATTGGCGCTTGATGGTCTTGCTGGTTTTTCCATCTTCCCTATGAAGATCGTTGGCTATATAGGCTTACTTATTCTTCTTGGATCAGGTATAACTCTAAGTTATATGATGATATCGGCCTTGTTGTTTCATGGACCATACACCGGTTCGATATGGCTCTCCGTGATCATTTTATTATGCATAGGTTTCCAATGTGTTGCTTTGTGGTTTCTTGGAGAATATGTTGGCCGCATCTATGAAGAAGCAAAAGGACGACCTTTATACATTGTTAGTGAAACGATCAATATGAATGAAGATTGA